A single genomic interval of Labilibaculum sp. DW002 harbors:
- a CDS encoding BlaI/MecI/CopY family transcriptional regulator, whose protein sequence is MKELTKAEEQVMQIVWELEKTNVRDAIACFPDPKPAYTTVATVMNALDKKGFVNKIAQGKSHVFSVKIPKEDYSGFKAGALVTNYFNGSFSRMASFFAKDNKLSIQELEEMIEIAKKQIEKEK, encoded by the coding sequence ATGAAGGAGTTGACCAAAGCAGAGGAGCAGGTAATGCAAATTGTGTGGGAATTGGAGAAAACAAATGTTAGAGATGCAATTGCTTGCTTTCCGGATCCAAAACCAGCTTATACTACAGTTGCAACTGTAATGAACGCCTTGGATAAAAAAGGATTTGTAAATAAAATCGCACAAGGAAAATCTCATGTGTTTTCTGTTAAAATACCGAAAGAAGATTATTCAGGATTTAAAGCAGGAGCATTGGTAACCAATTACTTTAATGGGTCATTTTCAAGAATGGCGTCTTTTTTTGCAAAAGATAATAAGTTAAGCATTCAGGAATTGGAAGAAATGATTGAGATCGCAAAGAAACAAATAGAAAAGGAGAAATAG
- a CDS encoding M56 family metallopeptidase, giving the protein MTALFDYLLQASVILALFYAIYFLILRNERFFVEIRIYLVVSIILSLLLPFVKIPYTVIVESVQSSVQTELMPMFSGAMEAAPMKQNYFTIPNLLLAGYLFVVAVLLIRSLIKISQIYRMVLGKDYTVVEDCKVIVLDRAIPAFTFFGYIVMNREEFTDESRTNIIAHEKVHVEQKHWIDLLLVELTTILLWFNPFAWLFERAIKQTHELLADEGVIAQGCNIGEYQASILNQIMGVEVMGLANNFNCSITKKRMIMMSNVKSPKNRRYKLLIVIPAVLVILLFNMKIVEVQAQEKIIEKVVNVTTVTGQILNEDNEPIAGVAVLVQDSKTGTVSDMEGRFSIQVPEDGKLVFLGVDLNKEVISVEGFIKHGKKTDNGYDMNVQLSYSAAKEVSEEKTYKGEPIFVIVEDMPVFPGGALKLKEFYEAEVSKLDKKYIIGKRSYVTFLVTKTGEVAEARIARSSGKKKVDAKALKIVMSSPKWKPGKQRGKAVHVSYTVPVNFGVKKGGSESKRFTIDPNTKDTTYVYVDEMPVFPGGTKALQNYIAATVKYPSEAFKKGVKGRVFVTFVVNKEGVVDQARVIRGVETSLDKEALRAVTAMPKWMPGIEKGKAVDVSYTVPINFDITDDKKIDEVKVDGKVFTIVEKMPEYPGGPKGLQKYIGANVKYPAEALKNNITGKVYIMFVVNKEGNVDQARVARGVEPSLDAEALRVIKSLPKWEPGMEKGKTVDVSYVVPINFDSTDDKKE; this is encoded by the coding sequence ATGACAGCTTTATTTGACTATTTATTACAAGCATCGGTAATTTTAGCCCTGTTTTATGCGATCTATTTTCTTATTCTTCGGAACGAAAGATTTTTTGTAGAAATAAGAATTTACCTAGTTGTTAGTATAATTCTTTCGCTCTTGTTGCCATTTGTGAAAATACCTTACACGGTAATTGTCGAATCGGTACAATCTTCAGTTCAAACTGAGCTTATGCCAATGTTCTCAGGAGCAATGGAAGCAGCACCAATGAAGCAAAACTACTTTACAATTCCTAATTTGCTATTGGCAGGTTATTTATTTGTAGTTGCGGTATTGCTAATTCGTAGTTTGATAAAAATTAGTCAGATATACAGAATGGTTTTGGGCAAAGATTATACGGTAGTTGAAGATTGTAAGGTTATTGTGTTGGATAGAGCAATTCCGGCTTTTACATTTTTTGGATACATAGTAATGAACAGAGAGGAATTTACCGATGAATCTCGAACAAATATTATAGCACACGAAAAAGTACATGTGGAACAGAAGCATTGGATCGATCTGCTTTTGGTGGAACTAACAACAATTTTATTGTGGTTTAATCCTTTTGCATGGCTATTTGAACGTGCTATAAAACAAACGCATGAATTATTGGCCGATGAAGGAGTTATTGCGCAAGGCTGCAACATTGGAGAATATCAGGCGAGTATTTTAAACCAAATAATGGGTGTTGAAGTCATGGGCTTAGCCAATAACTTTAATTGCTCTATTACTAAAAAACGAATGATAATGATGTCAAATGTAAAAAGCCCAAAAAACAGGCGCTATAAATTATTGATTGTAATTCCTGCTGTACTTGTGATACTTCTTTTTAACATGAAGATAGTTGAAGTTCAGGCTCAGGAAAAAATAATAGAAAAAGTAGTAAATGTAACAACGGTTACTGGACAAATTCTTAATGAAGATAATGAGCCAATTGCAGGTGTTGCAGTTTTGGTTCAAGATTCTAAAACTGGAACAGTTTCAGATATGGAAGGTAGATTTTCAATCCAAGTTCCTGAAGATGGCAAACTGGTATTTTTAGGAGTTGATTTAAACAAAGAGGTAATTTCTGTAGAAGGTTTTATAAAGCATGGAAAGAAAACAGATAACGGCTACGATATGAATGTTCAATTAAGTTATTCAGCTGCAAAAGAAGTTAGTGAAGAGAAAACTTATAAAGGAGAGCCTATTTTTGTTATTGTAGAAGATATGCCAGTGTTTCCTGGCGGAGCATTGAAATTAAAAGAATTTTATGAGGCTGAAGTTTCAAAATTGGATAAAAAATACATAATTGGTAAAAGGAGTTATGTTACCTTTCTTGTAACCAAAACAGGCGAAGTTGCTGAGGCTCGTATTGCAAGAAGTTCCGGAAAGAAAAAAGTGGATGCAAAAGCTTTAAAGATTGTTATGAGTTCTCCTAAATGGAAGCCAGGCAAACAAAGAGGCAAAGCTGTTCATGTTTCTTATACTGTGCCGGTTAATTTTGGTGTGAAAAAAGGTGGAAGCGAATCTAAAAGGTTTACGATTGATCCTAATACTAAAGATACTACTTATGTTTATGTTGATGAAATGCCAGTTTTTCCTGGTGGTACAAAAGCCTTACAAAATTATATCGCAGCAACAGTAAAATACCCATCGGAAGCATTTAAAAAAGGTGTAAAAGGAAGAGTATTTGTAACTTTTGTAGTGAATAAAGAAGGTGTTGTTGATCAAGCAAGGGTGATTAGAGGTGTTGAGACTTCTCTAGATAAAGAAGCATTACGTGCTGTTACAGCAATGCCAAAATGGATGCCGGGAATTGAAAAAGGCAAAGCTGTTGATGTTTCTTATACGGTACCTATTAATTTTGATATTACGGATGATAAAAAAATAGACGAAGTAAAAGTTGATGGAAAAGTATTCACCATTGTAGAGAAAATGCCAGAATATCCAGGTGGACCCAAAGGCTTACAAAAATATATTGGAGCTAATGTGAAATATCCAGCAGAAGCTCTTAAAAATAATATTACTGGTAAGGTATACATTATGTTTGTGGTAAATAAAGAAGGTAATGTTGACCAAGCTCGAGTAGCTAGGGGAGTAGAGCCTTCTTTAGATGCGGAAGCTCTTCGTGTAATTAAATCGTTACCAAAATGGGAACCAGGAATGGAAAAAGGAAAGACTGTAGATGTTTCTTATGTAGTACCAATTAATTTCGATTCTACCGATGATAAAAAGGAGTAA
- a CDS encoding DNA-3-methyladenine glycosylase I, producing MENSNICRCKWAGEDPLYCDYHDNEWGFPLHDDLMLFEFLILEGAQAGLSWITILRKRENYRKAFDNLDPNVIVNYTQEKVDELLLNEGIIRNKLKINSAIKNAKAFLEVQKEFGSFDRYIWSFTKGKTIQNSWKDLSEVPASTPESELMSKDLKKRGFKFVGPTICYAFMQATGMVNDHTIDCFRYKKLK from the coding sequence ATGGAAAACTCGAATATTTGTAGATGCAAATGGGCTGGAGAAGATCCCTTGTATTGCGATTATCACGATAATGAATGGGGATTTCCCTTGCACGATGATCTGATGCTATTTGAGTTTCTAATTTTGGAAGGAGCACAAGCTGGCTTAAGTTGGATTACCATTTTACGTAAGCGTGAAAATTACCGCAAAGCCTTTGATAATTTAGATCCTAATGTAATTGTGAATTATACTCAGGAGAAAGTGGACGAACTACTCCTTAACGAAGGGATTATTCGAAATAAGCTGAAAATTAATTCTGCTATAAAAAATGCAAAAGCATTTCTTGAGGTTCAAAAAGAATTTGGCAGTTTCGACCGATACATTTGGAGTTTTACCAAAGGGAAAACAATCCAAAATTCCTGGAAGGATCTATCTGAAGTACCCGCTTCGACTCCAGAATCAGAATTGATGAGCAAAGATTTAAAAAAGAGAGGTTTCAAATTTGTAGGCCCAACCATTTGTTATGCTTTTATGCAAGCAACCGGAATGGTAAATGATCATACAATAGATTGTTTTCGTTACAAAAAACTTAAATGA
- a CDS encoding multiheme c-type cytochrome, with the protein MDNRQKTERISFLAALVTVLTIPLYLLVNTYNSSSETIAEAEYVGKETCIECHLNEYNDWVGSDHDKAMDHANDSTVLGDFNNQSLEYNGMTHKLYKRDNRFYAFTDGETGKMEEFEIKYVFGYYPLQQYLIEFDRGRLQTLPLTWNSKDSVWYHMSTEVYKDEIIEHDNWLHWTNQAQNWNGMCADCHSTNLVKGYDVKTDTYHTTWSEIDVSCEACHGPASKHLEWAAKADYARDEHVNFGLVVKTSGIDNKEYVDLCVRCHTRRGSLSDFKHSADIYNHTIPNLPSGENYHIDGQILDEDYVYGSFTQSKMFMRDVKCNDCHNVHSTKRLFEDNRLCTQCHRADDYDTYNHHFHKLEGEKGEAVIADDGVKFEVGAGARCINCHMPAQFYMGPDYRNDHSFRVPRPDLTQTLGTPNACNQCHADKSTQWAVDYVNKWHGIGRPSQYGNAFKEATTGSQKGFDELVHIYQDEVYPEIVRATAIRLLGMHYQNKAKEVLYEAMNNFNGHIRYNALQNLLMDDQTSFQKVLGMLNDQTKAIRVECATKLNTVNKDQIPVKYQEQLKKAEKEYLEALEYSADFPSGKFNLANFYYNTKQNDKAEEFYKKALRQDKLLHPIKINLAILFNNKGEYEKAEILLKDYLKNVPNDGATMFTYALFLSERQRYDESMTYLLKASKLATTNPRIFYNIAMMYDFRNNSKDAIKYLKSAININPEDQNYYVALLNLHVKYKQTKESKAVAKQILEKFPNINDKANIEAILNQ; encoded by the coding sequence ATGGATAATCGACAAAAAACAGAACGCATAAGCTTTCTTGCTGCTTTGGTAACAGTACTTACGATTCCATTGTACCTACTTGTTAACACTTATAATTCTAGCAGCGAAACAATAGCTGAGGCTGAATATGTAGGCAAAGAAACTTGTATTGAGTGTCATTTAAATGAATACAACGATTGGGTCGGATCTGATCATGATAAAGCCATGGATCATGCAAATGATTCAACTGTTCTTGGTGATTTTAACAACCAATCACTGGAATACAATGGCATGACTCATAAATTATACAAACGAGACAATCGTTTTTATGCTTTTACTGATGGCGAAACTGGTAAAATGGAAGAATTTGAGATCAAATATGTATTCGGCTACTATCCATTGCAACAATATTTAATTGAATTTGATCGTGGCAGATTACAGACACTTCCACTTACCTGGAATTCGAAAGATAGTGTGTGGTATCACATGTCAACGGAAGTTTATAAAGATGAAATTATTGAGCATGACAACTGGTTACACTGGACCAACCAAGCTCAGAACTGGAACGGAATGTGTGCCGATTGCCATTCCACGAACCTGGTAAAAGGTTACGATGTTAAAACAGACACCTACCACACCACTTGGAGTGAAATAGATGTAAGTTGTGAAGCTTGTCATGGACCTGCCTCAAAACACCTGGAATGGGCTGCAAAAGCTGATTATGCCAGAGACGAACACGTCAATTTTGGCTTGGTAGTTAAAACGAGCGGAATTGATAACAAAGAATACGTAGATTTATGCGTACGCTGCCATACACGACGTGGCTCACTATCTGACTTTAAGCACAGTGCAGACATATACAATCATACCATTCCAAATTTGCCAAGCGGTGAAAATTACCACATCGATGGACAGATATTAGATGAAGATTACGTTTATGGATCGTTTACTCAGAGTAAAATGTTTATGCGCGATGTAAAATGTAACGATTGCCACAATGTTCATAGCACCAAGCGCTTATTTGAAGACAATAGATTGTGTACACAATGCCACAGAGCTGATGATTACGATACTTACAATCATCATTTTCACAAATTAGAAGGTGAAAAAGGTGAAGCGGTAATTGCCGATGATGGCGTTAAGTTCGAAGTTGGTGCTGGTGCTCGTTGTATCAACTGCCACATGCCTGCACAGTTTTATATGGGACCAGATTATAGAAATGATCACAGTTTCCGTGTTCCTCGTCCTGATCTAACACAAACATTAGGAACTCCAAATGCTTGTAACCAATGCCATGCCGATAAATCGACACAATGGGCAGTTGATTACGTGAACAAATGGCACGGAATTGGTCGTCCTTCTCAATATGGTAATGCTTTTAAAGAGGCTACTACAGGAAGTCAAAAAGGATTCGATGAATTGGTACATATTTACCAAGACGAAGTATATCCAGAAATTGTTAGAGCAACGGCGATCCGACTTTTGGGAATGCATTATCAAAACAAAGCCAAAGAGGTATTATATGAAGCTATGAATAATTTCAATGGTCATATTCGTTACAATGCATTACAAAATTTACTGATGGACGATCAAACATCCTTTCAAAAAGTTTTAGGAATGTTGAATGACCAGACAAAAGCCATAAGAGTTGAATGTGCAACAAAATTGAATACTGTAAACAAAGATCAAATACCCGTTAAATACCAAGAACAACTTAAAAAGGCCGAAAAAGAATACTTGGAAGCTTTGGAATACAGTGCAGATTTCCCTTCTGGTAAATTCAACCTTGCCAACTTCTATTACAACACCAAACAAAACGATAAAGCGGAAGAATTTTACAAAAAAGCTTTAAGGCAAGACAAGCTACTTCATCCAATTAAGATTAACCTAGCCATATTATTCAACAACAAAGGTGAGTACGAAAAAGCTGAGATATTACTCAAGGATTATTTAAAAAATGTGCCTAATGATGGTGCAACAATGTTCACCTATGCACTGTTTTTATCTGAACGCCAGCGTTACGATGAATCGATGACCTATTTATTGAAAGCATCGAAACTGGCTACAACCAATCCAAGAATATTCTACAATATCGCAATGATGTATGATTTTAGGAACAATTCGAAAGATGCGATTAAGTATTTAAAAAGTGCAATCAATATTAATCCTGAAGATCAGAATTACTATGTAGCTTTGCTAAACCTTCATGTGAAATACAAGCAGACGAAGGAATCAAAAGCTGTTGCTAAGCAAATACTTGAAAAATTCCCAAATATTAACGACAAAGCTAATATTGAGGCTATTTTAAACCAATAA
- a CDS encoding ubiquinol-cytochrome c reductase iron-sulfur subunit, giving the protein MKLDRRKFIKRILIAVAAIEALFLIKGSVNKVDTKSGAKDLFNAGKASSFDNNKLYPFLTGQFFLKRFEDGGFLAMSIKCTHLGCVVNTNSKTGGFNCPCHASQFDKFGAVISAPATRPLDIFPIKVENGELLIDTRKPVKRASFNKSQLTYA; this is encoded by the coding sequence ATGAAACTAGATAGACGAAAATTTATAAAGCGAATTTTGATTGCTGTTGCAGCAATTGAAGCTTTATTCTTGATAAAAGGGAGTGTGAATAAGGTAGATACTAAGTCTGGAGCAAAAGACTTATTTAATGCCGGCAAAGCCTCTTCTTTCGATAACAATAAATTATATCCATTTTTAACTGGTCAATTCTTTTTGAAACGATTCGAAGATGGTGGTTTTTTGGCAATGTCGATCAAATGTACTCACCTTGGTTGCGTTGTAAATACCAATTCCAAAACAGGAGGTTTTAATTGTCCTTGTCATGCTTCACAGTTCGATAAATTTGGAGCCGTTATTTCTGCTCCTGCAACTCGTCCACTAGATATTTTTCCAATAAAAGTGGAAAATGGAGAACTTCTTATTGATACGAGAAAGCCTGTAAAAAGAGCTTCTTTTAACAAATCTCAGCTAACCTACGCATAA
- a CDS encoding cytochrome b N-terminal domain-containing protein: MTKKNTEDKTSSSLEKFFLHLHPTKIDSRAVKFNRTFGLGGVCALLFIILSITGLLLRFSYIPTVQHAYDSILGLKNNTMFGQFIRNLHHLSAKLMVLVSFLHLIRTYYSQSFHLKRAENWIYGLFMMFLVLASSFTGYLLPWDQLAYWAITVITQIAEYIPLIGDSLAYAIRGSHTVDGNTLINFYTLHTGIIPILFIILMSMHFWLVRKAGGIALPQQEEKQKVDVISNLVPKEIMLASIVIAGLFLVSVFYDAPLLEEANPLKSPNPSKAPWYFLGAQELLLHLHPFFSAVIIPFSAALFFFGLPYYKYTNLNIGVWFNSPLGKKITIQSSIGSFLYTFVLIYILDHFLHFDLWLSNWPSIISTGLIPFLLYMIPVVAFLLFWKKKHQANRTELIMASTSIILASYISMLLISLLLRGEGMLLIF, from the coding sequence ATGACTAAGAAGAATACTGAAGATAAGACCTCATCATCATTAGAAAAGTTTTTTCTGCATTTACATCCAACAAAAATTGATTCACGAGCTGTCAAATTCAACCGAACTTTCGGCTTAGGAGGTGTTTGTGCATTACTATTCATAATTCTCTCGATAACAGGTTTATTACTTCGATTTTCTTACATCCCAACAGTTCAGCATGCCTACGATTCAATTTTAGGTTTAAAGAACAATACAATGTTTGGTCAGTTCATTCGCAACCTGCATCATTTATCAGCAAAATTGATGGTCTTGGTTTCCTTTTTACATTTGATAAGAACTTACTACTCACAAAGTTTTCATTTAAAAAGAGCTGAGAATTGGATTTATGGTTTGTTTATGATGTTTTTGGTATTGGCATCTAGCTTTACAGGATATCTTTTGCCCTGGGATCAGTTAGCTTATTGGGCAATTACCGTAATTACTCAAATTGCCGAGTACATCCCATTAATAGGTGATTCTCTAGCTTACGCGATTCGTGGTAGTCATACTGTTGATGGAAATACGCTTATCAACTTCTATACATTACACACAGGAATCATTCCAATTTTGTTTATTATTTTAATGAGCATGCACTTTTGGCTGGTACGAAAAGCTGGTGGGATTGCACTTCCTCAACAAGAGGAAAAACAAAAGGTTGATGTGATTTCTAATTTAGTTCCTAAAGAAATTATGCTTGCAAGTATTGTAATTGCAGGACTTTTCTTAGTGTCAGTATTTTATGACGCTCCACTGCTTGAAGAAGCAAATCCTTTAAAAAGTCCTAACCCAAGTAAGGCTCCATGGTATTTTTTAGGTGCTCAGGAATTACTATTGCATTTACATCCGTTCTTTAGTGCTGTAATTATTCCATTCTCGGCTGCATTATTCTTTTTTGGACTTCCTTATTACAAGTACACCAATCTTAATATTGGTGTTTGGTTCAATTCTCCTTTAGGTAAAAAAATCACCATACAATCAAGCATAGGTTCTTTTCTATATACTTTTGTATTGATCTATATTCTTGACCATTTTCTTCATTTTGATTTATGGCTTTCCAACTGGCCTAGCATCATATCAACTGGCTTAATTCCTTTCCTATTGTATATGATTCCTGTTGTTGCCTTCCTGCTATTTTGGAAGAAGAAACATCAAGCCAATCGCACTGAACTAATCATGGCAAGTACAAGTATTATATTGGCATCCTACATAAGCATGCTACTCATTTCCCTTTTACTAAGAGGAGAAGGAATGTTGTTGATTTTTTAA
- a CDS encoding sulfatase-like hydrolase/transferase: MKLKLLLSISFVSILMGCSGKKIEKKQPNIIFLFADDQCYNTVHALGNEEIITPNLDKMVEEGATFAQAFNMGAWTGAVCASSRAMLNTGRFVWRAYDYENKQKELVDNGQMWSQIMQSAGYDTYMTGKWHVKTAPPKIFNHTVHIRPGMPKDNWDHAKQVKLFAELDAKNGNPEDIMPFGYNRPQSESDISWTPWDKNNGGFWNGGKHWSEVLKDDAITFIDSAKGKEKPFFMYLAFNAPHDPRQSPKEFLDMYPLENISVPESFLPMYPYKDSIGCGPALRDAALAPFPRTEYAIKKHRQEYYALITHLDHQIGEIIKALKESGEMDNTYIFYTADHGLAVGENGLLGKQNMYDHSMRPPLFVVGPDIPKGKKIDAEVYLQDIMASSIELAGLPKPEYIEFKSFMSLARGEQTESNYDAIYGCYKADLQRMIRTDGFKLIVYPHGKIMRLYDLREDPNEMNDLANKPEFKGKIKELFTKLVALQQDMDDPLDLTKIFTPLQ; encoded by the coding sequence ATGAAATTAAAATTATTGCTTTCCATTTCTTTTGTATCCATTTTAATGGGATGTTCTGGAAAAAAAATTGAAAAGAAACAACCCAACATTATCTTTCTTTTTGCAGATGATCAGTGTTACAACACAGTACATGCTTTAGGGAATGAGGAGATAATTACTCCTAATCTTGATAAAATGGTTGAGGAGGGAGCAACATTTGCTCAAGCATTTAACATGGGAGCCTGGACTGGTGCAGTTTGTGCTAGTAGTAGAGCGATGTTGAATACCGGAAGATTTGTATGGAGAGCGTATGATTACGAAAACAAGCAAAAAGAATTGGTTGATAATGGGCAAATGTGGTCTCAAATTATGCAATCGGCAGGATATGATACTTACATGACAGGAAAGTGGCACGTGAAAACAGCTCCACCTAAAATATTTAACCATACCGTTCATATTCGTCCTGGCATGCCTAAAGATAATTGGGATCATGCAAAGCAAGTAAAACTGTTCGCGGAATTAGATGCTAAAAATGGCAATCCTGAAGATATTATGCCTTTTGGATACAATCGTCCACAGAGTGAGTCAGATATAAGCTGGACTCCTTGGGATAAGAATAATGGTGGTTTTTGGAATGGAGGAAAACATTGGAGTGAAGTTTTGAAGGATGATGCGATCACCTTTATTGATTCTGCTAAAGGAAAAGAGAAGCCGTTCTTCATGTATTTAGCTTTTAACGCTCCACATGATCCTCGTCAATCTCCAAAAGAATTTTTAGATATGTATCCCTTGGAAAATATTTCTGTTCCAGAGTCTTTTCTTCCGATGTATCCATATAAAGATAGCATTGGTTGTGGTCCTGCTTTGCGTGATGCTGCTTTGGCTCCATTTCCTCGTACAGAATATGCAATTAAAAAGCATCGCCAGGAATATTATGCTTTAATTACGCATTTGGATCATCAAATTGGGGAGATCATTAAAGCACTTAAGGAATCAGGTGAAATGGATAATACCTATATCTTTTATACTGCCGATCACGGTTTAGCTGTTGGAGAAAATGGCTTGCTTGGTAAGCAAAATATGTACGATCATTCTATGCGCCCACCTTTGTTTGTTGTTGGCCCTGATATCCCGAAAGGGAAGAAGATTGATGCTGAGGTTTATTTGCAAGATATTATGGCTTCATCTATTGAATTAGCAGGTTTGCCAAAGCCTGAGTATATTGAATTCAAAAGTTTTATGTCTTTGGCGCGAGGTGAGCAGACAGAGTCGAATTACGATGCAATTTATGGATGCTACAAAGCTGATTTACAGCGAATGATTCGAACAGATGGATTTAAATTGATTGTTTATCCTCATGGAAAAATAATGAGGTTGTACGATTTAAGAGAAGATCCAAATGAAATGAATGATTTGGCAAACAAACCTGAGTTTAAAGGGAAAATTAAAGAATTGTTTACAAAATTGGTGGCACTTCAACAAGATATGGATGACCCATTAGATTTGACAAAAATATTCACACCATTGCAATAA
- a CDS encoding thioredoxin family protein, whose translation MRTIESATELEKLLKEDKAILLDFYADTCPPCQAIMPIVEKLAAEYEGKVDFQKVDVHKFPELRTKYGIGSIPTLLFVKKTEVVDKTVGVVAESVLVEKLNKLI comes from the coding sequence ATGAGAACAATTGAAAGTGCTACAGAATTGGAGAAATTACTTAAAGAAGATAAAGCAATATTGTTAGATTTTTATGCTGATACATGTCCTCCTTGTCAAGCAATAATGCCAATTGTGGAAAAGTTAGCAGCCGAATATGAAGGAAAAGTTGACTTTCAAAAAGTGGATGTGCATAAATTTCCTGAATTGAGAACAAAATACGGAATTGGGAGCATACCAACTTTACTATTTGTGAAAAAAACTGAAGTTGTAGATAAAACAGTTGGAGTAGTTGCTGAATCTGTTTTAGTAGAGAAATTAAACAAATTAATTTAA
- a CDS encoding M56 family metallopeptidase, which yields MEALFELLFRASVSLIVLYALYWFLLRESTHFKANRYFLLLSLMTSLVIAAIPVQYQVNVQATANETVAEFTGIFNHNIEKTNSNSIKESISLTSILFLIYLTGASLVLLRILIQCRKPILIISNSKPKKINDCLIHENKVFNSPFSFFNRILINPEYFKQNEIDDILTHEKVHIHERHWIDLFIIELLTVFFWFNPFIWLFERAIKQNHEYLADEGVLTRGHSPVRYQALLINRLMGTQVIGLANHFSSSLGPTRFKMMTKEKTAKRKLFRMMWGIPVLAILLVAFAEPDYKQETKIIKSEALVSSINNADNILITGKVINEDGINMPGTSIILKGSTTGTVVDKDGTFELNVPKSEKMALVISYVGYKTIVEKINPSDKKVHFNFKLQKGVISIGSKSMYLDGDVPPPPPPPVPEMSNSDKPVFFIVEEIPHYPNGRYGLGQYVKKKTSEFKSTFGKKLSGKATVGFTITNKGEVTNIQILNKDNDLVAKAAKTIAHEMENWKPGAQRGKKVPVDFAMELEF from the coding sequence ATGGAAGCATTATTTGAATTATTATTTCGAGCATCGGTAAGCTTAATCGTGTTGTATGCACTGTATTGGTTTCTTTTACGTGAAAGCACTCACTTTAAGGCCAATCGCTACTTCTTATTGCTTAGTTTGATGACATCACTTGTTATCGCTGCTATTCCTGTTCAATATCAAGTAAATGTGCAGGCAACTGCGAACGAAACTGTCGCAGAATTCACTGGTATTTTTAATCACAATATTGAAAAAACGAATTCCAATAGCATTAAAGAAAGCATATCCTTAACAAGTATTTTATTTCTAATTTACTTGACAGGAGCTTCTTTGGTATTGCTTCGCATCCTTATACAATGCAGAAAACCAATACTAATTATAAGCAATTCAAAGCCTAAAAAAATTAACGATTGCTTGATTCACGAGAACAAGGTTTTTAACTCACCTTTTTCGTTTTTCAATCGCATATTAATCAATCCTGAATATTTTAAACAGAACGAAATAGATGACATTTTAACTCATGAAAAGGTGCACATTCACGAGCGTCATTGGATCGATCTGTTCATCATAGAACTGTTAACAGTGTTTTTCTGGTTCAATCCATTTATTTGGTTATTTGAACGAGCTATTAAACAAAACCATGAATACCTGGCCGACGAAGGTGTATTAACCCGGGGCCATTCACCTGTCAGGTATCAGGCGTTATTAATTAACCGGCTAATGGGGACACAAGTAATTGGTTTAGCCAATCACTTTAGTTCATCCCTCGGCCCAACCCGATTCAAAATGATGACAAAAGAGAAAACAGCGAAACGAAAATTGTTTCGAATGATGTGGGGAATCCCTGTACTGGCAATTCTTCTGGTTGCTTTTGCTGAACCAGATTACAAACAAGAAACTAAAATTATTAAATCAGAAGCTCTTGTTAGCTCTATAAATAACGCTGACAACATATTAATTACTGGTAAGGTGATCAACGAAGATGGTATTAATATGCCAGGAACTTCAATTATACTAAAAGGTTCTACAACCGGTACTGTTGTTGATAAAGATGGTACTTTTGAATTGAATGTTCCAAAATCAGAAAAAATGGCTCTTGTAATTTCTTATGTAGGTTACAAAACCATTGTTGAGAAAATAAACCCTTCTGACAAAAAAGTACATTTCAATTTTAAATTGCAAAAAGGGGTTATTAGCATCGGTAGTAAATCGATGTATTTAGATGGAGATGTACCTCCTCCGCCTCCACCACCAGTACCTGAAATGTCTAATTCAGACAAGCCTGTGTTTTTTATTGTTGAAGAGATACCTCATTATCCGAACGGAAGATATGGTTTAGGACAGTATGTTAAAAAGAAAACATCTGAATTTAAAAGTACGTTTGGTAAAAAACTAAGCGGTAAGGCTACAGTTGGTTTTACTATTACTAATAAAGGAGAAGTAACTAACATTCAAATACTAAACAAAGACAATGATCTTGTTGCCAAGGCCGCTAAAACCATAGCACACGAGATGGAAAACTGGAAACCAGGTGCGCAAAGAGGAAAGAAAGTTCCGGTTGATTTTGCAATGGAATTGGAATTTTAA